The Diceros bicornis minor isolate mBicDic1 chromosome 9, mDicBic1.mat.cur, whole genome shotgun sequence nucleotide sequence CATTAATTGGTCATGCTTAACTgcctgaaaatcttttttttctgaataattACACTGATACTATAATAGAAATCATGGGTACTTATTTTACATTCAGATGGAAGGCATTATTGGATATGTATAGAAAAATattccccctcaaaaaaaaaaaaataaaacatcaccatcaaaataaaagaaagaacccAAAACAACCCATAAAAACTTCGCtcaacaaaatacatttttaactcATAAAATGGACTGATGACTAGCCATGCAAATGTCTTAAATAAaacctttacattttttttttcacagtaaACGTACGCTCTGAACTGCCTACCGATCACAAATAATGGCGAAATGGCACTTTCTGATTATACTGTATTTTGTTTCTAGAAAGTTTGATACGATGGGACTTATCAGGTAAGAGAGTGGGTGCTGTGAAGTGACGCCGTCTCCAGTCGCCGGGGAGGGCAGCGTCCCTGAAGCGCGTGGATTCCATGCGAGCCATGCAGCACTTTTTGCTTTTGTCAGAAGTCAGAGTTATTTATTTACAATACATTCATGCCTTCGTGCAACTGCCCGTCCCTGCTCAGCCAACAGGGAGCCATCACGCCCCGCTCCTCACGGGGCTAATCCACAGGGGAAAAATAGATATCTATCTCTCTATATAGATGTGGCTATATGTCTGTGCGTATAGGACCGCGGCAGCCGTCCCCACCAGCCCCTCCGCCGGGGGCAGGAGCACTGTCAGTTCTTCGAGCAGGGCCCCTGCTGGGCTTTGTCAAAAGGGGCTCGCAGCAAAGAGCGAGCTGCAGCGCTTTCCCAGACACAGTCCGCTCTTTGTTTCCAGAAGGGAGCTCAGGGGTCAGACCCTCTCAGTTGAGCgagttcatttatttacttatgtcCATCAAGCCTTGGGGCACGCGGACTTGGATCTGGGCTCCTCTGACCCCTGGGATGCGGACGGGGGTGGGGGAATCCGGCTTCGCCTTCCCGCTTCCCTGCTCTACCCGGGTTGCGGTCTTAGTCTGAAAGCGAGTGGGAGCCACAGTCATACACTCTGTGGGCCCCATCTGCGTTGTAAGGCCCATTGTGCCAGTAAGAAGAGTCACAGACTGTCTGTAGGGAATTAATTTCGGACGCCGAGGAGTTGGCATCCCTTCTCTTAGACCGCTTTCGATTCCTCAGGATAAACACGAGCATGCCCACCACAGTGAAGGCGGAGGTGACAAACACCAGCAGCAGTCCCGGGACCAACACGGAGATGGACACCCTGCTGGTGTCTAGGTAGGAATTGGAGTGCGTCCCGGTCTCCGCCAACCCAGTGCTGTTTTTACTGTGCGAAGTTAACGTGGGCGAGATCCTCGCGTACAGCTGGGGGCAGATCTCGTCATTGGAGAGAAGCATGAAATCCTTCCTAAAGAAGTTCACCGGCGTCTCACACTTGAGGTCGCTCATCAGCACTTCGGAACCCAGGCGTTCTGCCCATTGCTTGAAAGGCACAATAGTGCAGGAGCACTCCCAAGGGTTTCCGTGCAGGTCTATCTGGATGATGGAGGTTAACTGGTCCAGCACCCCTGCCACTGGGAGGTACATGAAGTAATTGTTGTGCAGGCTGAGCTTAGAGAGCGAGACCCCAGCGAACACGTCCACGGGTAGGGACCTCAGCAAGTTGTTGTTAAGAATGAGGATCCTCAGTTTGGGCATGGCGTTGAAGGTGCCAGGAAGGATGAGCTGGATCGCGTTGTACTCCACGTTCAGGTACTCGAGGTTTTGCAGCCCGGCGAATTTCTCCCGGGACAGCGTGTCCAGGTAGTTACTATCCATATACAGCCACCTGAGGTCCAAAAGGTTCTTAAAAGTGTTGTTCTCTACGGTGGCGATGTTATTGTTGCCCAGATCCAACAGAATGAGATTCTTGTAATCCACAAAGTGTGATTTTCGGATGCTATGGATCTTGTTATCTCGCAGGAAAAGCTCCTGCACGTTGGAGAGCTTGGGCTTCAAATCAGCCAAGCTGCTCACGTTCCGGTTGTTGCAGTTCATCTTTAAACCCGACCCTGGGATGTGGTCACAGCTGCAGCCCCCAGGGCAGGGCAAGCCGTTGCCTGGGGGTTTGTTTCTGGCGCTGCCGGTCGCTATCGCTGCTGTGGGTCTGATTTTGATCTGCCAGTTGCCTGGGATCTTTGTACCTCCGTTTGGAGCAGACCCTGAGGTGGCATGATCCTCTTGTCCATTTGTCTTGAAAGGAGTTGGCAGGGGACCAGGAGCGAAGGTCTCTTCTTGGGCAGGGGGCGCTGGGAGACTAGAATCCACTCTGTTTTTCAAAGGACACAAGTCCTGTTCGGTGGTTTCATTGAGGTCTTTCCCCTGCAGTCTGGTGGGGGCTTCACAGACCACTCGGCCGATCAGGGCATTTTTGGGAATGTTTTCGAGCCATTCTTTCAGGGAGAGCAGATCACAGGTACAGTCCCATGGGTTATCCTCTAGCAGGATCTCGGCAATGCCAGGGATTTGCTCCAAGACCTCCTCATAGGGCAGCGTTTTCAGCCTGTTTCCCCGGAGGTCGAGGTGGGTGATGGGCACATACTGGAACACGTTGGCAGGTAGGGTGCTGATGAGATTGTCATTTAAAATGAGTACCTCCAGCTTGTTCAAGTCCTGGAAGGCCCCCGGGTCTATATCCCGTAATAAATTAAAATCAGCCTGGAGGTATTCCAGATCGTCCAGCCCCAGAAAAGTCTGCTTTCGAAAAGACTTGatcttgttgttgttgatgtgCAGCCTTTTCACCAGCTGCAACCCCAGAAAAGCCCCGGGAACGATTTCATGCAAGCCATTGTTTTCCATGTGCAAGCTAACCGCATTATAAAAGTTAGCGAACTCATTAGGGAAAAGTCGAGTGAGAGAATTGCCATGCAGAAATAAATGGTAAAACTGGGAAGTCGGGGCGGTGAAACGCTGCAGACTTGTAAAGCCCTTTTTTTCACAGTCTACGTGTAGGTCCCCTTCTATCTCATTGCAGGAACAGATCTTCTCTTTGCAAACATCCCCTGTAACGTTTCCAGCGGCAAAACAAAGAGACGTCTCCAGCAACAGAATCCAAAGCAGCATTTTTAAAGCGAGCAATTCATCCCCGATCTCATCACAAAGTAACAGCGACCATCCTGCTCGCCACAGACACAATTCAAGTTCATTTAGTGCTCCAATGTCCGAACccagggaaggagaagaaaagggtttgggggggtgggggtggattcCTTCCTCCCTAACCCCCCCTCACTGCAACAACCCAGGCGCCAGTCAATTAATATATCTACAAACTATCCACGCACGTAGTGCAaggcaagcaaaaaaaaaaaaaaaaaaagtaggaaaaataacCCCACTCCCCCTCAACCctttaaaaataaccaaaaagaagttaaatatacacatataaattaaAGATACACCCTTACAGAATCTCCTCTAGTGGTCCTCACTAATCAGGAAGGCAACAATCCTAGTAATTAGAAGCAAGTGCATGTAAGAGAAATAAGCAGAGGGTTTGCAGCGTAGTACAGGCGCACTGCCTGTGCATGGCTGTGCGTCGGACTGACCTTGCCTCTCTGATACAAAGCAGAGTTTTCGGCGGCTTCTGCTGTTGCGGCTGCTGATGGAGTTCTTTCTGCGGCCGCGGGTTGCCCAGAAGTCCCCCCTAGGTGCTGTCCAGTCCCCCCGGTGCTGAAATCACGCCCGACCGAAGGACTCACGCTGCTGAGCCAATGGCGCTGGAAAATTTCCGCAATCGCTGCGTTTTGTGGCTGTCcatcctctcctttccctcccctttCGTCCTCTTCAGCCTTTTTTCTGGGCTCTGGCTCTCGGTTACTAGCTCTTCTTTTCTTGTTCTCCGTCTCGTTCTCCTGCTCTTTCGGAATTACGCGGATGGGGGCGGAGGAGGGGGGCGAGTTgtctgagggagggagagagcgtgaggatggggaggagggggatAGAAGAGAGTTGCTAAGAAGCTCTGCTCGTT carries:
- the SLITRK1 gene encoding SLIT and NTRK-like protein 1; the protein is MLLWILLLETSLCFAAGNVTGDVCKEKICSCNEIEGDLHVDCEKKGFTSLQRFTAPTSQFYHLFLHGNSLTRLFPNEFANFYNAVSLHMENNGLHEIVPGAFLGLQLVKRLHINNNKIKSFRKQTFLGLDDLEYLQADFNLLRDIDPGAFQDLNKLEVLILNDNLISTLPANVFQYVPITHLDLRGNRLKTLPYEEVLEQIPGIAEILLEDNPWDCTCDLLSLKEWLENIPKNALIGRVVCEAPTRLQGKDLNETTEQDLCPLKNRVDSSLPAPPAQEETFAPGPLPTPFKTNGQEDHATSGSAPNGGTKIPGNWQIKIRPTAAIATGSARNKPPGNGLPCPGGCSCDHIPGSGLKMNCNNRNVSSLADLKPKLSNVQELFLRDNKIHSIRKSHFVDYKNLILLDLGNNNIATVENNTFKNLLDLRWLYMDSNYLDTLSREKFAGLQNLEYLNVEYNAIQLILPGTFNAMPKLRILILNNNLLRSLPVDVFAGVSLSKLSLHNNYFMYLPVAGVLDQLTSIIQIDLHGNPWECSCTIVPFKQWAERLGSEVLMSDLKCETPVNFFRKDFMLLSNDEICPQLYARISPTLTSHSKNSTGLAETGTHSNSYLDTSRVSISVLVPGLLLVFVTSAFTVVGMLVFILRNRKRSKRRDANSSASEINSLQTVCDSSYWHNGPYNADGAHRVYDCGSHSLSD